A portion of the Simkania negevensis Z genome contains these proteins:
- a CDS encoding CesT family type III secretion system chaperone, translating into MSLENAKANLREFGKELNLEGLAFDENHTCILGIDNTFSLHLTYEPNSDRLYLYSPILDGLPKDDPTKLKLYEALLEGSMLGGQMAGGGIGVAVKEELILMHCVLEMGAGADTSSLRRFAPLFVESVEKWRDRAKRIMEGHDVQIERPQAGMQPGHRPGGDQPKPGDRFIKI; encoded by the coding sequence ATGTCTTTGGAAAACGCAAAAGCTAATCTTAGAGAGTTTGGAAAAGAGCTAAATCTCGAAGGACTGGCTTTCGATGAAAACCATACCTGTATTCTAGGGATTGACAATACCTTTTCTCTCCACTTGACATACGAGCCGAATTCAGATCGTCTCTACCTTTATTCTCCCATCTTGGATGGTCTACCAAAAGATGATCCAACCAAACTTAAACTTTACGAAGCATTGTTAGAAGGTTCGATGCTTGGTGGCCAAATGGCTGGTGGTGGAATTGGTGTTGCTGTCAAGGAAGAGCTCATTTTGATGCACTGCGTGCTCGAAATGGGAGCTGGCGCTGATACATCTTCACTTCGCCGCTTTGCACCACTCTTTGTAGAGTCGGTTGAAAAGTGGAGAGATCGCGCGAAGAGAATTATGGAAGGTCATGATGTACAAATTGAGCGTCCACAAGCTGGCATGCAGCCTGGACACCGTCCTGGTGGCGATCAGCCAAAGCCAGGCGATCGTTTTATCAAGATCTAA